From Acipenser ruthenus chromosome 2, fAciRut3.2 maternal haplotype, whole genome shotgun sequence, a single genomic window includes:
- the LOC117408502 gene encoding wolframin-like, with amino-acid sequence MRVCLVLILSDTAAFGSFQIYVNGGRNWVENVLHTSLYLIYQPEMDANPPSPVPQPPPVPPPPPPLPPQPDRSQLNVGSAFVAATAAMREEKMKSETSASGDFLSQSSDGISSVSRALSEEAEKAEQEISFKEQEEKAKAGDSKAQAEVGKYYLQLAEQQDEELNNCNAVSWLLPAAKQGRREAVELLRACLAERKGITTENEEEVKKLCSETEFERTVRKAALVMYWRLNPQRKKKVAVSEMLENVEEVNADDGVGAAKPGPVPPSLQKQRRVLERLVSSESSKHVALEDFVEVTKKYAMGIIPSNLFTSSDDKDDELAGKNPEDLPLRQKIIKYPLHAIMEVKEHLIDIASKAGMHWLSTIIPTHHINALIFFFIISNLTIDFFAFVIPLVIFYLSFVSMLICTLKVFQNSKAWDNFRTLTDLLTRFEPNLDVEQAETNFGWNHLEPYFHFMLSVFFVIFSFPIASKEWIPCSELATIAVFFTLATYMSLSSFVETYTRRALLIEVASSVCAMMRNLPESWAFLRFFGKTFVSIPLGNFIILNLSIPCLLYMYLFYLFFKMAQLRQFKGTYCFLVPYMVCFMWCEFSVVLLQHSTGIGLIRTSIGYFLFLFALPILMLGIAVMFVIQFIKWFISLEFIKIVVTLVLCAIPIFLHLWTKTRISVVDVVKSLTRSSIVKLILVWVSAIMLFCWIYVYRSEGMKVYNSTLTWQQYGFLCGPHAWKDANMARTQILCSHLEGHRVTWTGRFKYVRVTEIENSAESTINLLPLIVGDWMRCLYGEIYPTCDPQNVTKDEDELCQLKFLTKHECHLKRFDRYKFEITVGMPYKNKTIEEDDATKDIVLKASNEFKRVLLTLGHRSLVEFSTILEGRLGSKWPVFELKAIRCLNCMSKLVPAGRQFKIEYNWRNTVKTALKFAFDFFFDPFLSAKA; translated from the exons ATGAGGGTTTGTCTGGTACTGATATTGTCTGATACTGCAGCGTTTGGGAGCTTTCAAATTTATGTTAATGGAGGAAGGAACTGGGTAGAAAACGTTTTGCATACATCTCTTTATCTTATCTACCAGC CTGAGATGGATGCCAATCCCCCATCCCCAGTCCCACAGCCCCCGCCTGTGCCtccacctccccctccccttccacCTCAGCCGGACAGGTCCCAGTTGAATGTGGGTAGTGCCTTTGTGGCTGCTACCGCTGCCATGCGGGAGGAGAAAATGAAAAGTGAAACCTCTGCATCTGGCGACTTCCTCTCCCAATCCTCGGATGGCATCTCTTCGGTTAGCAGGGCCCTGTCTGAAGAAGCCG aaaaagCAGAGCAAGAAATAAGCTTCAAAGAACAGGAAGAGAAGGCTAAGGCTGGAGACTCAAAGGCCCAGGCTGAG GTTGGCAAGTATTACTTGCAGTTGGCCGAGCAGCAGGATGAGGAGTTGAACAACTGCAATGCAGTGAGCTGGCTGCTTCCAGCAGCAAAGCAAGGCCGGAGAGAGGCTGTTGAGCTCTTAAGAGCATGCTTGGCGGAAAGAAAAG GCATCACCACAGAGAATGAAGAGGAAGTAAAGAAGCTGTGTTCAGAGACTGAGTTTGAACGCACTGTGAGGAAAGCAGCGCTGGTCATGTACTGGAGATTGAACCCCCAGAGGAAAAAGAAGGTAGCTGTGTCTGAAATGCTGGAAAACGTTGAGGAAGTCAATGCTGATG ATGGTGTTGGAGCAGCTAAACCAGGGCCTGTACCGCCATCTCTGCAGAAGCAGAGGAGAGTCCTGGAGCGGCTTGTTAGTAGTGAAT CCAGCAAGCATGTTGCTCTAGAGGATTTTGTTGAAGTTACTAAAAAATATGCAATGGGCATTATCCCATCGAACCTGTTCACAAGCAGCGATGACAAAGACGACGAACTTGCGGGGAAGAATCCTGAAGACCTGCCCCTAAGGCAGAAG aTTATAAAATATCCTCTTCATGCCATAATGGAGGTGAAAGAGCATCTTATTGACATAGCCTCCAAGGCTGGCATGCACTGGCTCAGTACCATCATCCCCACTCATCACATCAACGctctcattttctttttcatcatcAGCAATTTAACCATTGACTTTTTTGCCTTTGTTATCCCTCTGGTTATCTTCTACCTGTCCTTCGTTTCCATGCTAATCTGCACTCTGAAGGTCTTCCAGAACAGCAAGGCCTGGGACAACTTCAGAACGCTGACCGACTTACTGACCCGCTTCGAACCCAACCTCGACGTTGAGCAGGCTGAGACCAACTTTGGCTGGAATCATTTGGAACCGTACTTCCATTTCATGCTTTCGGTCTTCTTTGTGATATTTTCTTTCCCCATTGCCAGCAAAGAATGGATCCCATGCTCTGAGCTTGCTACCATCGCCGTCTTTTTCACACTCGCAACTTATATGAGTCTGAGCTCTTTTGTGGAAACGTACACGAGAAGAGCTCTGCTGATCGAAGTGGCCTCCTCTGTATGTGCCATGATGAGAAACCTTCCAGAAAGCTGGGCTTTCCTCCGGTTCTTTGGAAAAACCTTTGTGTCCATTCCTTTAGGCAACTTCATTATTCTAAACCTGAGCATCCCATGCTTGCTTTACATGTACCTTTTCTACCTGTTCTTCAAAATGGCCCAGTTAAGGCAATTTAAGGGCACCTATTGTTTCCTGGTTCCTTATATGGTGTGCTTCATGTGGTGTGAGTTTTCTGTGGTGCTGCTGCAGCATTCCACCGGCATTGGCCTCATCCGCACCTCCATTGGGTATTTCCTTTTCTTGTTTGCATTGCCAATCCTAATGCTGGGGATTGCCGTCATGTTCGTTATCCAGTTTATTAAATGGTTTATCTCCCTGGAGTTTATCAAGATAGTTGTGACCTTGGTTCTGTGTGCCATTCCCATTTTTCTCCACCTGTGGACAAAGACCAGAATATCCGTGGTAGACGTGGTCAAATCCCTGACCAGAAGTTCCATTGTTAAACTTATTCTGGTGTGGGTCTCTGCTATCATGCTCTTCTGTTGGATCTACGTGTACAGGTCTGAAGGGATGAAGGTATACAACTCCACCTTGACCTGGCAGCAGTATGGTTTCCTGTGTGGGCCACATGCTTGGAAGGATGCCAACATGGCACGCACTCAGATCCTGTGCAGCCATCTGGAGGGTCACAGAGTTACCTGGACTGGGAGGTTTAAGTATGTGCGAGTTACAGAGATTGAGAACAGTGCAGAGTCCACCATCAACCTGTTGCCCCTTATCGTTGGAGATTGGATGAGGTGCCTGTACGGTGAAATCTATCCAACATGTGACCCCCAGAATGTCACTAAAGACGAAGATGAGCTGTGCCAACTCAAGTTCCTTACAAAACACGAGTGCCACCTCAAAAGGTTTGATCGCTACAAATTTGAAATAACTGTGGGCATGCCCTATAAAAATAAGACTATAGAGGAGGACGACGCCACCAAAGACATAGTCCTGAAGGCCAGCAATGAGTTTAAGAGAGTGCTGCTGACTCTGGGACACAGAAGCCTTGTGGAGTTCAGCACTATCCTCGAGGGTCGGCTTGGCAGTAAATGGCCGGTGTTTGAACTCAAAGCCATCCGCTGCTTGAACTGCATGTCCAAACTGGTTCCAGCTGGCAGGCAGTTCAAAATAGAGTACAACTGGAGGAACACAGTGAAGACTGCATTGAAATTTGCGTTTGATTTCTTCTTTGATCCTTTCTTATCTGCAAAAGCATAG